ATAATTTTCCATTAAATCTGTTAAATACATTGTTTGGCAACCGTTAATCTAAAAATTAAAAGTTCATTCAAAACTTAAACAAAAATTACATAATTTAGTTTCTATGTTAGTTGTCTAACTAATTTAATTAATAGCAACAGTAGACACCCTTTCTCTACTGTAACCAATCAAATTAAAAAATCCCTAAAAAATGACAATTTCAAGTTACATTGATTATACCCTATTAAAACCAACGGCCACAAGCCGAGACATCATTCAATTATGCGAAACTGCCAAAGAACAAAATTATTACAGTGTTTGCGTGAGCAGCTGTTATGTCGCGTTAGCTAGCCAAATGCTAGAACCAACTTCAGTAAAAGTCTGCTCTACCGTAGGATTCCCTTTAGGCACTATGGCCACCGCTTCAAAAGTTTTCGAAGCAGAAAAAGCTATTGAGGATGGCGCCGATGAAATAGACATGGTTATCAACTTAAGCTATCTTAAAAGCAAAAATTACATGGCAGTATTAAAAGATATCACTGATGTGAAATTGGCTGCCGGCAACATCCCCTTAAAGGTTATTATTGAAGTTTCTGAATTGAGTAAAAACGAAATCATCAAAGCTTGCGAAATCTGTTTGGATGCCAATGTTGATTTTATAAAAACCTCAACAGGGTTTTCTAAAAGCGGCGCCACTTTAACCGCTGTAAAAATTATTAAAAAGACAATAAAAAACAGAGCTAAAATAAAAGCTTCTGGTGGTATTAGAGACTTTGAAACAGCACTTAAATATATTGATGCTGGTGCCGACAGAATTGGCACTTCGGCTACAATAGCACCTAATGATGATGGTGTTAGCTTAAGAAACACCGAGGTTTTTAAACACTACATTGAAAAGACAAACCCTACAAGCAATAACAAAAAAGACGCTACGACAAAAACCATATAGCTTTATTCGATAATTTTAAATTTAATGTTTTGCCCAGTAAACTTTTGCGATAAAACATTAATGGCATTTTCGGTTAACTGCAACACCCTTGGATAACCGCCCGTTGTCTGGCAATCGCGCATTAAAACAATAAGTTTGCCCGACGGTGTTAACTGAACACTACCCGGCATTACGGCAGAAGTAATTATGGGTTTTAAATCATTTTCGAGTGGTTCTACCAATTGGTAGGCCATTCGATTATTTTCTTTTGAAATAGAAAATCCTGTTTTCATCAACAGGTTTTGTTGCTTTTTAGACAGCATACCGAACTCAGGACCTTTAAAAACTTCAACAGTATCAGTTTTTAAATAATCTTGATTAACTTTTAAATGGGCATATTTATTCAAATTGCTTATAGTTTTGTGTTCTACAGGCAACTCTTCTCCTTTTTGTAGTCTTGAAACCGAAGTAATGCCTTCGTACATACTTCTGCTCTGCATAATGGCTTCTGTTTTAAACCCGCCCGAAACACCCAAATAAGACCTAAAACCTAATTTCAATTTACCAAAAGACAACACATCGCCTTTATAAACTTCCATAACTTCATTTTTTGAAACAGCCTTTTTATTTAATTTTGGGCTCATTTCCGCACCAGAAATACAGATTAAAGTATCGCTTTTAAATTCTAAAGTAGGCCCCATCATAGTCATTTCAATAACAGCTGCATTTTCATGATTACCTAGAAGCAGATTCACCATTTTAGCCGCGTAATTATCCATAACACCCGAATACGGTACGCCAAACTCTTGATAGCCAAAGCGCCCTAAATCTTGAACAGACGAATATATGCCTGGTTTTAAAACCTTAACCATCAATCACCTCGCTTTCTATTTGGTAAACATTGGCATCAACCAAAGCTTTAATATCCTGATGTTCTTTAATCGATATGGGGTAGAATTTTATTTGATCGCCTGCTGAAGCAAAACAAGGGGTTTCGCTTTCCATATTAAAAAAATTGATGGGTGAATTGCCAATAATATGCCATCCTCCCGGACTTGCACTAGGGTAAACACCTGTTTGATGACCACCTATAGCTACCGCGCCTTTTTCTATTTTCAACCTAGGCGTTGCCTTTCTGCCTATGCTCAATTTTTCGTTCAAACCGCCCAAATATAAAAACCCGGGCAAAAACCCGATAAAGTAAACCCTATAAATAGCATCGCTATGCATTTTAATTATATCACTAACAGATAGTTTATTGACTTTTGAAATAATCTCTAAATCAATGCCAAAAGAAGCATCATAACATACGGGTATTCTCCATAATGTCGCTTTTAAATTTGTCTTATTTCCTTTGGCTGAATAAATAGACTTCAATC
This genomic stretch from Flavobacteriaceae bacterium GSB9 harbors:
- the deoC gene encoding deoxyribose-phosphate aldolase; the encoded protein is MTISSYIDYTLLKPTATSRDIIQLCETAKEQNYYSVCVSSCYVALASQMLEPTSVKVCSTVGFPLGTMATASKVFEAEKAIEDGADEIDMVINLSYLKSKNYMAVLKDITDVKLAAGNIPLKVIIEVSELSKNEIIKACEICLDANVDFIKTSTGFSKSGATLTAVKIIKKTIKNRAKIKASGGIRDFETALKYIDAGADRIGTSATIAPNDDGVSLRNTEVFKHYIEKTNPTSNNKKDATTKTI
- the pxpB gene encoding 5-oxoprolinase subunit PxpB, with amino-acid sequence MNFQLVYKPYGEHVILVEWPAEIREDILTDLLRFKSDLMWLNIENITEVRTAYHSVLVVYSHFETGLKEEIERLKSIYSAKGNKTNLKATLWRIPVCYDASFGIDLEIISKVNKLSVSDIIKMHSDAIYRVYFIGFLPGFLYLGGLNEKLSIGRKATPRLKIEKGAVAIGGHQTGVYPSASPGGWHIIGNSPINFFNMESETPCFASAGDQIKFYPISIKEHQDIKALVDANVYQIESEVIDG
- a CDS encoding biotin-dependent carboxyltransferase family protein: MVKVLKPGIYSSVQDLGRFGYQEFGVPYSGVMDNYAAKMVNLLLGNHENAAVIEMTMMGPTLEFKSDTLICISGAEMSPKLNKKAVSKNEVMEVYKGDVLSFGKLKLGFRSYLGVSGGFKTEAIMQSRSMYEGITSVSRLQKGEELPVEHKTISNLNKYAHLKVNQDYLKTDTVEVFKGPEFGMLSKKQQNLLMKTGFSISKENNRMAYQLVEPLENDLKPIITSAVMPGSVQLTPSGKLIVLMRDCQTTGGYPRVLQLTENAINVLSQKFTGQNIKFKIIE